The Daucus carota subsp. sativus chromosome 2, DH1 v3.0, whole genome shotgun sequence genome includes a window with the following:
- the LOC135150394 gene encoding uncharacterized mitochondrial protein AtMg00810-like: MSLSSGYSVSPTLLQKYQGPRLVCKLLKSIYGLRQAPHCWFMKLCSALLDFGFKQCACDHSMFVFTQQGSITVFLVYVDDMVLAGNDQGTMTKVKLFLSTRFQIKDLGHLKYFLGLELACSSQGIHLHQKKYAQDLLTDVGLLNCKSSVIPLKQNNGLLTDLSTETDFHDVSLYRRVIGRLIYLTISRHDIAYTLNTLAQFMSKPKVYHYHVVLKILRYLKETAGQGLLFSASSSLKLTAFSYADWAACRITRRSITGFCVMLGASLISWRSKK, from the coding sequence ATGTCACTTTCTTCGGGGTACTCTGTTTCGCCTACGCTGTTGCAAAAATATCAAGGTCCGCGTCTAGTTTGCAAACTTTTAAAGTCTATCTATGGACTTCGCCAGGCGCCTCATTGCTGGTTTATGAAATTGTGTTCAGCATTACTTGACTTTGGTTTCAAACAATGTGCTTGCGATCACAGTATGTTTGTGTTTACACAACAAGGCTCCATTACTGTCTTTCTGgtgtatgttgatgatatgGTTTTGGCTGGTAATGATCAAGGCACCATGACAAAAGTCAAACTATTTCTTTCCACTCGTTTCCAGATTAAGGATTTGGGGCatcttaaatattttcttgGTCTTGAGTTAGCTTGTTCTTCTCAAGGTATTCACCTGCACCAGAAAAAGTATGCTCAAGATTTGTTAACTGATGTGGGTCTTCTGAATTGCAAGTCCTCGGTTATACCCTTGAAACAAAATAATGGTCTACTTACTGATTTATCTACAGAAACTGATTTTCATGATGTTTCACTATATCGTAGGGTCATTGGTCGGCTAATCTATCTTACGATTTCTCGACACGATATTGCATACACTTTGAATACGCTTGCTCAGTTCATGTCCAAACCTAAGGTCTATCATTATCATGTTGTGCTCAAGATTCTTCGCTATCTCAAGGAAACAGCGGGCCAAGGCTTGCTCTTCTCTGCCTCTAGTTCTCTCAAACTTACTGCTTTTAGCTATGCTGATTGGGCAGCCTGTAGAATTACTCGACGTTCCATCACAGGTTTTTGTGTTATGTTGGGTGCCTCTTTAATCTCCTGGCGCTCTAAGAAGTAG
- the LOC135150395 gene encoding uncharacterized protein LOC135150395, translating to MSNMMVQPQIPKLTATNYGNWSIQMKVLLGSYDSWDIVESGYDEREDEAALSNAEKMILKETQKNDKKALYTIIQGVDESTFKYISNEKTAKDAWEILQKSFQGVEKVKQVRLQVLRAEFENLKMKSSGNIGEFVTRLKTVKNQMKRNGESLDDVRVMKKLLRSLTRKFYYVVTSIEESKDLSTISIDELVGSLQAHEQRMNLYDDPSHLEKALQSKVSIGDSSGSSSSARGRGGYCGGQGRGRHYKCRAPKVEERSHFAAAKEDKDVGTTAFLTYKGDEESKKNVWYLDSGASNYMTGHKELFTEIADTISGEVTFGDSSMILVKEKGQSLIIRNQARELIANVEMSKNHLLTLDLQTKAQKCLKSVIKNDSWLWHLRYGHLGFSGLK from the exons ATGTCAAATATGATGGTGCAACCACAAATCCCAAAATTGACGGCAACAAATTACGGGAACTGGAGTATCCAAATGAAGGTGTTACTCGGTTCATACGATAGTTGGGATATTGTCGAAAGTGGGTATGACGAGCGAGAGGATGAAGCGGCCCTTTCAAATGCAGAGAAGATGATTTTGAAAGAGACCCAGAAAAACGATAAAAAGGCGTTATATACAATTATTCAAGGAGTTGATGAATCAacctttaaatatatttcaaatgagAAAACGGCGAAAGACGCGTGGGAGATTCTGCAGAAATCGTTCCAGGGTGTCGAGAAAGTTAAACAGGTACGGCTCCAAGTTCTACGTGCCGAGTTCGaaaatttgaagatgaagagttcAGGAAATATTGGTGAATTTGTTACGCGTTTGAAAACTGTGAAAAAtcagatgaaaagaaatggcgAAAGTCTCGATGATGTTCGGGTCATGAAAAAGTTGCTTCGTTCATTAACAAGAAAATTTTATTACGTTGTTACCTCCATCGAGGAGTCAAAAGACTTGTCCACGATTTCTATTGATGAGCTCGTAGGTTCTCTTCAAGCCCACGAGCAACGAATGAACCTATATGATGATCCAAGCCATTTGGAAAAGGCGTTGCAAAGTAAGGTGTCCATTGGTGACAGTTCTGGCAGTAGCAGTTCTGCACGTGGCAGAGGTGGCTACTGTGGTGGACAAGGACGAGGAAGGCA TTATAAGTGTAGAGCACCGAAGGTGGAAGAAAGAAGTCATTTTGCAGCAGCAAAAGAAGATAAAGATGTTGGCACTACTGCGTTCCTCACTTACAAAGGAGACGAGGAAAGCAAGAAGAATGTTTGGTATCTTGACTCAGGGGCCAGTAATTACATGACTGGTCACAAGGAATTATTCACGGAGATAGCCGACACCATTAGCGGAGAAGTTACTTTTGGTGACTCGTCAATGATTCTGGTCAAAGAAAAAG GACAATCCCTCATTATTAGAAATCAAGCTCGGGAATTGATTGCAAATGTGGAgatgtcaaagaatcatttGCTTACGCTTGATTTGCAAACTAAGGCGCAGAAGTGCTTAAAGTCGGTCATTAAAAATGACTCGTGGTTGTGGCATTTGAGATATGGTCATCTTGGATTTTCTGGCCTGAAATAA